From one Nonomuraea polychroma genomic stretch:
- a CDS encoding MTH1187 family thiamine-binding protein: MIVAFSITPLGVGEGVAEPVARAVKVVRSSGLPNRTDAMFTTIEGEWDEVMDVIKRAVEAVAEVAPRVSLVLKADVRPGITDGMTSKVESLERHLSE, encoded by the coding sequence GTGATCGTCGCATTCTCCATCACCCCGCTGGGCGTCGGCGAAGGTGTCGCCGAGCCCGTCGCCCGTGCCGTCAAGGTGGTCCGCTCCAGCGGTCTGCCCAACCGGACCGACGCGATGTTCACCACGATCGAGGGCGAGTGGGACGAGGTCATGGACGTCATCAAGCGGGCCGTGGAGGCGGTGGCGGAGGTCGCACCCCGGGTGAGCCTCGTGCTCAAGGCCGACGTGCGGCCGGGGATCACGGACGGCATGACCTCCAAGGTCGAGTCCTTGGAACGCCACCTGTCCGAGTAG